In Granulicella tundricola MP5ACTX9, a single genomic region encodes these proteins:
- a CDS encoding winged helix-turn-helix domain-containing protein: MVVFDMLLLKRKILRRQGGKHGLIPRANVCLVFIHDPIDSLSPLMLLEMQPKIRFEGYLIDRPAWRLQWQDETIVLNRRTFDLLLFLIDHRDRVVPKDELLQSLWRDQFVEESNLTQHVFLLRKALSRHASGQKIVETVPGRGYRFTAPIEVEPQAVEETATSSQIFLHASASVTEITIEEEEIEADSTSLAALPTVRKDGRTRWALGSLLIVVGIAIAGWFGWQHWLDRTGGAPVDVVIAPSAGSTGDAVLDSALVDALRMDLSQSPFVSPVAPARVRATLTEMKQDPDAAMTTAVAAEVCERTNSQAVLHGNVARFGQHFLLTEEATSCVNGSMLAEAKQEVATAEGLPHGIDKLAEKIRRDLGESRRSIARFDIPLFPGRTASLEALKEFTQAQVQSNQGKYVDAIELMKKAVAADPGFAEAYYDLAAYYGSVLALTAERDALLKAYSLRDTASEPVRLGIVALYHSAITQDLYEAERNYRNWIELYPRSAQAWNGLSNVERELGHHQDALTAAEHTLELRPTVAGLYANLAFEQMKTDNPKGALATCKRALARGMDIDNIREHCFQAAYALHDDAEVQQQREWAAAHPDAVYIRFDEVIIAIAEGRFSDVQRLAPPLNAIMRQRGLAEPADGFLRDTGTNLIESGDVAEGIRILRSAPVDLKDETSVLGLARAGDIAAAENAVRAMQAEFPQGTLWNDYRGPEIQAIIALATHKPKDAIIALERVRPLEGRDPVISMMRGDAYLAAGEPAQAEAAYRKVIEGPDQEPEAEEVPLSWLGLGRALAAQGRRPAALEAYQHFLTLWAHADSNAMHLVEAKKELGSLQNFGHLNN; encoded by the coding sequence ATGGTGGTGTTTGATATGCTTCTCCTCAAACGCAAGATCCTTAGACGTCAGGGCGGGAAGCACGGCCTGATACCGCGAGCGAACGTATGTCTCGTTTTTATTCACGATCCGATCGATAGCTTATCGCCGCTCATGCTGCTGGAAATGCAACCTAAAATCCGGTTTGAGGGTTACCTCATCGATCGTCCTGCCTGGCGTCTCCAGTGGCAGGATGAGACGATTGTGCTCAATCGCAGGACGTTCGACCTGCTTCTTTTCCTGATCGATCACCGCGACCGCGTCGTCCCGAAAGACGAGTTGTTGCAGTCGCTCTGGCGCGATCAGTTTGTGGAAGAGAGCAACCTCACCCAGCATGTCTTTCTGCTGCGCAAGGCGCTTTCCCGGCATGCCTCAGGACAGAAGATCGTGGAGACGGTGCCGGGCCGCGGATATCGATTCACGGCACCGATCGAGGTTGAGCCACAGGCCGTCGAGGAGACTGCGACCAGCTCACAGATCTTTCTTCATGCCAGCGCATCCGTCACCGAGATCACGATTGAAGAAGAGGAGATCGAAGCCGATTCGACCTCGCTGGCGGCGCTGCCCACGGTGCGGAAAGACGGACGAACGCGTTGGGCGCTCGGTAGCTTACTGATCGTTGTGGGGATAGCGATTGCGGGTTGGTTCGGCTGGCAGCATTGGCTGGACCGTACCGGGGGTGCTCCCGTCGACGTCGTCATTGCTCCCTCGGCTGGCAGTACGGGCGACGCCGTTCTGGACAGCGCATTGGTCGATGCGTTGCGCATGGATCTTTCGCAGAGTCCCTTTGTCTCCCCGGTCGCTCCTGCCAGAGTCCGGGCTACTCTGACCGAGATGAAGCAGGATCCCGATGCTGCGATGACCACAGCCGTCGCCGCCGAGGTCTGCGAACGCACCAATAGCCAGGCTGTGCTTCACGGCAATGTGGCTCGCTTTGGTCAGCACTTTCTGCTCACCGAAGAGGCGACGAGTTGTGTGAACGGCTCCATGCTCGCGGAGGCAAAACAGGAGGTTGCAACGGCTGAGGGCCTTCCGCACGGCATCGACAAACTGGCTGAGAAGATTCGGCGGGATCTCGGCGAGTCGCGCCGCAGCATCGCCCGCTTTGACATTCCCCTTTTCCCTGGGCGTACTGCGTCGCTTGAAGCTCTCAAAGAATTCACCCAGGCACAGGTTCAATCCAATCAGGGCAAGTACGTCGACGCGATTGAGCTGATGAAAAAAGCTGTTGCGGCCGACCCAGGGTTCGCAGAAGCGTATTACGATCTGGCAGCTTATTATGGAAGCGTCCTCGCCCTCACTGCCGAGCGGGATGCGCTTCTCAAGGCCTACAGTCTGCGCGATACCGCAAGCGAGCCTGTTCGTTTGGGTATCGTCGCGCTCTATCATTCGGCCATCACACAGGATCTGTATGAAGCCGAACGCAACTATCGCAACTGGATAGAACTTTATCCGCGTTCTGCGCAGGCCTGGAACGGCTTATCCAACGTAGAAAGAGAACTCGGTCATCATCAGGACGCTCTGACTGCCGCGGAACACACGCTCGAACTGAGACCCACGGTCGCAGGCTTGTACGCGAACCTCGCCTTTGAGCAGATGAAGACTGATAATCCCAAGGGGGCTCTCGCTACGTGTAAGCGTGCGCTTGCCAGAGGCATGGACATCGACAACATCCGCGAACACTGCTTCCAGGCGGCCTACGCCCTGCATGACGACGCCGAAGTCCAGCAGCAGCGCGAGTGGGCTGCCGCACATCCTGACGCCGTTTACATCCGGTTCGATGAGGTTATTATCGCGATCGCAGAGGGACGCTTCTCCGATGTGCAGCGTCTCGCCCCGCCCTTGAATGCCATTATGCGGCAGCGTGGTCTGGCCGAGCCAGCCGATGGTTTTCTTCGGGATACAGGTACCAATCTTATTGAATCCGGTGATGTTGCAGAGGGTATCCGCATCCTCAGAAGCGCGCCGGTTGATCTGAAGGACGAGACCAGCGTACTGGGATTGGCGAGGGCGGGAGACATTGCGGCGGCTGAAAATGCAGTTCGCGCCATGCAGGCCGAGTTCCCACAAGGGACTCTTTGGAACGACTACCGGGGCCCTGAGATTCAAGCGATCATCGCATTGGCCACGCATAAGCCCAAGGATGCGATCATTGCCCTGGAACGGGTGCGGCCGCTCGAGGGTCGCGACCCGGTCATCAGCATGATGCGCGGGGATGCTTACCTGGCCGCTGGTGAACCTGCTCAGGCTGAGGCTGCCTATCGCAAGGTTATCGAAGGCCCCGATCAGGAGCCTGAGGCCGAGGAAGTGCCTCTGTCATGGCTCGGGCTTGGGCGTGCCCTGGCCGCGCAGGGTCGCCGTCCCGCTGCCCTTGAGGCATATCAACACTTTCTCACGCTCTGGGCGCATGCAGACTCGAACGCCATGCACCTGGTCGAAGCTAAGAAGGAGTTAGGGTCGTTACAAAATTTCGGTCACCTAAATAATTGA
- a CDS encoding transglutaminase family protein: MLYKISHRTTYKYVSPVSFGNHVACLKPRSYDRNQLIENVRLISPKPLTFTERTDFFGNVLWFFTVQEPHEELVVESLSQVLRSPGQPEGAPASLPWEQSTRSLAEDHTPAGLDAFQYQFESPRIRTNPEFAAYALESFTPGRPLAEALLDLTRRIHRDFRFDSKVTTVRTTPEEVFKKRGGVCQDFAHLQIACLRSIGVAARYISGYLRTYPPPGRPRLIGADASHAWLSAYDRAAGWLDMDPTNDVAPTDGHVTVAWGRDYGDVSPLRGLILGGGGHTLRVEVDMEPIEDAASSSGKPFASPEEASARI, translated from the coding sequence ATGCTGTACAAGATCAGCCATCGCACCACGTACAAGTATGTTTCGCCGGTCTCCTTCGGCAATCATGTGGCTTGCCTGAAACCGCGTAGCTACGATCGAAACCAGCTGATCGAGAATGTCCGGCTGATCTCTCCCAAACCTCTAACGTTTACAGAGCGGACCGACTTTTTCGGTAATGTGCTCTGGTTCTTCACGGTGCAGGAGCCGCATGAGGAGCTCGTCGTGGAATCGTTGAGCCAGGTCTTGCGCTCACCGGGTCAACCCGAGGGTGCGCCCGCTTCGCTGCCGTGGGAGCAGTCTACCCGGTCGCTGGCCGAGGATCACACGCCCGCTGGGCTCGACGCCTTCCAGTACCAGTTCGAGTCGCCACGCATCCGCACGAACCCCGAGTTCGCGGCCTATGCGCTTGAGTCGTTCACCCCCGGCCGCCCCCTGGCGGAGGCGCTGCTGGATCTGACCCGGCGCATCCACCGCGACTTCCGCTTCGATAGCAAAGTCACCACCGTGCGCACGACGCCCGAAGAGGTCTTCAAGAAGCGCGGCGGTGTATGCCAGGACTTCGCGCACCTGCAGATCGCCTGCCTGCGTTCGATTGGCGTGGCAGCACGTTATATCAGCGGCTACCTGCGTACCTACCCCCCGCCGGGCCGGCCGAGGCTGATCGGCGCTGATGCCTCGCATGCGTGGCTATCGGCCTACGATCGAGCCGCCGGCTGGCTGGATATGGACCCAACCAACGACGTCGCACCCACGGATGGACATGTGACCGTAGCCTGGGGACGCGATTACGGCGATGTCAGTCCGCTACGGGGTTTGATTCTTGGCGGCGGCGGCCACACGCTCCGTGTCGAGGTGGATATGGAGCCCATCGAGGACGCCGCAAGCAGCAGCGGTAAGCCGTTTGCATCGCCCGAGGAAGCCTCAGCCCGAATTTGA
- a CDS encoding circularly permuted type 2 ATP-grasp protein → MSAALPGVEHGVDPVERYESAPRPARTWEESSTDGVNPREHWSGLMHSLETLGTEELRRRWALAERRIRENGVTYNIYGDPEGMNRPWQTDLVPLLIAEDEWRFLEAGIIQRAELLSRLLEDLYGPQNLITEGHFPAALLYGNPAFLRPMVGVTVPPHSHLHMLAVDLARSPDGQWWVLADRTQAPSGSGYALENRTIVSDVLPDLFRDSNVQRLAPFFRAQREALLAMSPRQPARVVLLTPGPLNETYFEQSFLAKYLGLTLVVGSDLTVRERCVYLKTVTGLEQVDVILRRVDDGFCDPLELRGDSLLGVSGLVDAVVAGNVAVANALGSGLIESAAIMPFLPGLASHLLGEEIKLPSVATWWCGQEPALDWVLDHLDRVVVKPAFPSRGMEPVFGAELPEGQRAELIERLRKAPHEYVAQERVALSTAPVWEDDRLLPRSMVLRTYVLRTPKGWVAMPGGLVRVSEADGAVVSMQRGGHSKDAWVLSHKPVDTFSMLRPATEPLDLRRASPVVPSGVADNTFWLGRSVERAENIARILRSMVPRVRLGETTELESLLRLHSSLGSRQSKLPKRKQPTFVALEKEMRSMLTDMKRWDSLPCTLAEIARIGGNVRERLSADMMLLIGQLRTAMQSEQKLTLPEYSVKLTECLELLSAFSGMERENLIRGSGWLFMSLGRRLERAIYLTRQLRLITRPLAAGNWSYLEYLLEVADSSVTYRTRYYTTLQPLAVLDVLMLDGSNPRSLEFQLDHLVELYEKLPRFDPADLLTLTRALDRLRSVDLQSIVYPTPGPNGSAAGKPLRPDPALRRLDLSLAELEELLPSWSNNLSSRYFSHARTLPISMGQ, encoded by the coding sequence TTGAGCGCCGCTCTGCCTGGCGTAGAGCACGGTGTCGATCCGGTCGAGCGGTACGAGTCCGCGCCCCGTCCCGCTCGCACCTGGGAGGAGTCTTCCACGGATGGCGTGAACCCGCGCGAGCACTGGTCTGGGTTGATGCACTCGCTCGAGACCCTGGGAACCGAAGAGCTGCGCCGACGCTGGGCGCTGGCCGAACGGCGTATCCGCGAAAACGGCGTCACCTATAACATCTACGGCGACCCCGAAGGCATGAACCGGCCCTGGCAGACCGACCTCGTGCCGCTGCTGATCGCTGAAGACGAGTGGCGCTTTCTCGAAGCCGGCATCATTCAGCGAGCTGAGCTGCTGAGCCGCCTGCTCGAAGACCTGTACGGCCCGCAGAATCTAATCACCGAAGGGCACTTCCCGGCGGCGCTGTTGTATGGCAACCCGGCTTTTCTGAGGCCCATGGTAGGGGTCACGGTGCCGCCTCATAGTCACTTGCACATGCTGGCGGTGGACCTGGCGCGTTCGCCCGACGGTCAGTGGTGGGTGCTGGCGGACCGCACGCAGGCACCTTCGGGCTCCGGATATGCGTTGGAAAACCGCACCATCGTCTCGGATGTCCTGCCCGATCTCTTTCGCGATAGCAACGTGCAGCGTCTGGCACCCTTCTTCCGGGCACAGCGTGAGGCGTTGCTGGCCATGTCGCCGCGGCAGCCTGCGCGCGTCGTGCTTCTGACGCCGGGGCCCCTCAATGAGACCTACTTCGAGCAGTCGTTTCTGGCCAAGTATCTCGGACTGACGCTGGTGGTGGGCTCGGATCTCACCGTACGCGAGCGTTGCGTCTACCTGAAGACCGTGACCGGGCTGGAGCAGGTGGACGTCATCCTGCGCCGCGTGGACGACGGCTTTTGCGATCCGCTGGAGCTACGTGGCGACTCGCTGCTGGGTGTATCGGGGCTGGTGGATGCCGTGGTGGCCGGCAACGTGGCGGTCGCAAACGCGCTCGGCAGCGGACTCATCGAGTCGGCAGCCATCATGCCTTTTCTACCCGGGCTTGCAAGTCATCTGCTGGGCGAAGAGATTAAGCTTCCCTCGGTCGCCACATGGTGGTGCGGACAGGAGCCCGCGCTGGACTGGGTGCTGGACCATTTGGACAGAGTTGTCGTCAAGCCGGCTTTTCCCTCGCGCGGCATGGAGCCAGTCTTCGGGGCTGAGCTGCCGGAGGGACAGCGCGCCGAACTGATCGAGCGTCTGCGTAAGGCTCCGCACGAGTACGTCGCGCAGGAGCGGGTCGCGCTCTCCACTGCACCCGTATGGGAGGACGACCGCCTCCTTCCGCGCAGCATGGTGCTGCGGACCTATGTGCTGCGCACGCCCAAGGGATGGGTTGCGATGCCGGGCGGCCTGGTGCGTGTGTCAGAGGCCGATGGCGCTGTTGTTTCAATGCAGCGCGGAGGCCACAGCAAGGACGCCTGGGTGCTCTCGCATAAGCCCGTCGACACCTTCAGCATGTTGCGGCCGGCTACCGAACCGCTCGATCTTCGCCGCGCATCGCCCGTCGTGCCAAGCGGCGTGGCCGACAATACCTTCTGGCTAGGCCGGTCCGTGGAGCGTGCAGAGAACATAGCTCGCATCCTCCGGTCCATGGTGCCGCGGGTTCGTCTTGGGGAGACGACGGAACTTGAGAGCCTGCTGCGTCTGCACAGTTCGCTCGGTTCGCGCCAGAGCAAGCTGCCCAAACGTAAGCAGCCCACCTTTGTCGCGCTCGAAAAAGAGATGCGTTCCATGCTGACGGACATGAAGCGCTGGGACAGCCTACCCTGCACGCTCGCCGAAATCGCACGCATCGGCGGAAACGTACGCGAGCGCCTCTCAGCCGACATGATGCTCCTCATCGGGCAACTGCGCACGGCCATGCAAAGCGAGCAGAAGCTGACGTTGCCCGAATACTCGGTGAAGCTGACAGAATGCCTGGAACTGCTATCCGCTTTCTCAGGTATGGAGCGGGAAAATCTAATTCGCGGATCAGGTTGGCTGTTCATGAGCCTTGGTCGAAGGCTGGAGCGCGCCATCTACCTCACGCGTCAGTTGCGCTTGATCACCCGGCCGCTGGCAGCAGGGAACTGGAGCTATCTGGAATATCTCCTGGAGGTTGCGGACAGCTCCGTAACCTATCGCACGCGCTACTACACCACGCTCCAGCCGCTCGCCGTGCTGGACGTGCTCATGTTGGATGGCTCCAACCCACGCTCACTGGAGTTCCAGTTAGACCATCTGGTTGAGTTGTATGAGAAATTGCCTCGTTTCGATCCGGCCGATCTCCTGACCCTGACCCGTGCGCTTGACCGGCTGCGCAGCGTAGACCTGCAGTCGATCGTGTATCCCACTCCAGGCCCCAACGGGTCAGCAGCAGGTAAACCGCTCCGTCCCGATCCGGCACTACGGCGGCTTGACCTATCCCTGGCAGAGTTGGAAGAACTCCTGCCATCCTGGTCGAACAACCTCTCCAGTCGGTACTTCAGTCATGCACGCACGCTGCCCATCAGCATGGGGCAGTAA
- a CDS encoding transglutaminase family protein: protein MTIDLELHHRTAYHYERAVSLGPQVIQLRPAPHCRTPIRSYALALQPSGGAVHWQFDALGNPLARVLLAEKITDFLVDVTLVADMTPINAFDFVLDSGFEMFPFQYPAEMARNLEPYRAVEQPGSRFQALLNEIPASPCGTVAFVGDMTSYVRDRVGYTTRMEHGVQSCEQTLTTLTGSCRDSAWLLVQVFRSFGLAARFVSGYLIQLAGEQSESGEWSGPKADTADLHAWAEVFLPGAGWIGVDPTSGLFTAEGHIPLVCTPSPGEAAPISGTVEPAAVEFSHTLTVRRLNEAPSLERPFSDDAWQRVRTVAHTVDASLREQDVRLTMGGEPTFVGIDEPESPQWNLEALGDIKRNRAMVLIRRLRERTAPGGLLHFGQGKWYPGEPLPRWAFHCISRTDGVPVWEDADWFAHDDVASSFGDADSLRFLTALARRLQVSEENILAAFEPDSSADAESVGYILPLRRRQPEGRLAWSSQLWFPRPDRLTLFPGDSPIGYRITAELVPFVAPDELKHTMEGEGEDALVKLPGRPAHRPELFAIAATPDPLPPLSSTAENAPELVRPALCVQAVDGQLHVFLPYTPVVADYLDLVAAVEDTCQHLSMPIWLEGYTPPHDPRLRNYGLTPDPGVLEVNLPPTSDWDTLEELNETLHEEAHAHRLIAGKFAYDGSHLNTGGGSHIVLGSSSVLQSPVLRRPDLLRSMVTFWQRHPSLSYLFAGMYVGPTSQYPRVDEARVDALYELEVAFSQLRDRAECPPWILDGLFRNLLVDVTGNTHRAEFCIDKMYPPEGQGLRAGLLELRAFEMQPHYRMGLLQMLLVRALVSVFWKQPCTDSLIRWEATLHDRFMLPHFVREDFREVLASLRQAGFAFEDDWFQTHAEFRFPRIGAVHGEGFDLELRQALEPWNVLAEETSSGRTGRSVDSSLERMQVKLTQPSGESFGSRLIVTCNGRRVPLVPTGVPGEMVAGIRYRARMLSAALHPTIPVHTPLVFDLIRTDALGTSTVSQGRSIARSIARCTYFAGPPDGSVHTTRPRDAEQAQARRNERFVVSEPPSGPMPLPPDERNPIFPMTLDLRFPQPVDEKDRPNPEQAG, encoded by the coding sequence ATGACCATCGACCTCGAACTGCACCACCGAACGGCATATCACTACGAACGTGCAGTCTCGCTTGGCCCACAGGTGATCCAGTTGCGCCCCGCCCCGCACTGCCGGACGCCGATCCGCAGCTACGCGCTCGCTCTCCAGCCCTCCGGCGGCGCGGTGCACTGGCAGTTCGACGCGTTAGGCAACCCCCTCGCCCGGGTGCTCCTGGCCGAGAAGATCACCGATTTCCTGGTCGATGTGACCTTGGTCGCGGATATGACGCCGATCAATGCGTTCGACTTCGTTCTCGATTCCGGCTTTGAGATGTTTCCCTTCCAATATCCCGCTGAAATGGCGCGGAACCTTGAACCGTATCGAGCCGTGGAACAACCTGGGTCGCGGTTCCAGGCGCTCCTGAACGAAATTCCTGCCTCTCCATGCGGCACCGTAGCGTTTGTGGGTGATATGACGAGCTACGTACGAGACCGCGTGGGGTACACCACACGCATGGAACATGGCGTACAAAGCTGCGAGCAGACCCTGACGACCCTGACCGGCTCCTGCCGCGATTCGGCCTGGCTCCTGGTACAGGTCTTTCGATCCTTCGGGCTGGCGGCGCGCTTTGTTTCGGGATATCTAATCCAGCTTGCGGGGGAACAATCCGAAAGCGGGGAGTGGAGCGGGCCCAAGGCTGATACGGCCGATCTTCATGCCTGGGCAGAGGTTTTTTTGCCGGGCGCGGGGTGGATCGGCGTGGACCCGACCTCGGGCCTGTTCACCGCTGAAGGACACATTCCACTGGTATGCACGCCCAGTCCTGGGGAGGCTGCGCCCATCTCCGGCACGGTCGAGCCAGCGGCCGTGGAGTTCAGCCACACACTGACGGTGCGACGTCTCAACGAGGCGCCAAGCCTCGAAAGACCATTCAGCGACGACGCCTGGCAGCGTGTCCGAACCGTGGCACACACGGTGGACGCGAGCCTCCGCGAGCAGGATGTACGCCTGACCATGGGCGGCGAGCCGACGTTTGTAGGAATTGATGAGCCGGAGAGCCCACAGTGGAATCTGGAAGCACTCGGCGATATCAAGCGAAACCGAGCAATGGTGCTGATCCGCCGGTTGCGGGAACGAACCGCGCCAGGCGGCCTGCTGCACTTCGGCCAGGGTAAGTGGTACCCGGGCGAGCCGTTGCCGCGCTGGGCGTTCCACTGCATCTCGCGCACCGATGGCGTACCCGTTTGGGAAGATGCTGATTGGTTCGCGCATGATGACGTTGCGTCGAGCTTTGGCGATGCTGACAGCTTGCGCTTTCTCACTGCGCTGGCGCGTCGCCTGCAGGTGAGTGAAGAAAATATCCTGGCGGCATTCGAACCAGACTCGAGCGCCGATGCGGAGTCGGTCGGGTATATTCTTCCGCTGCGCCGGCGTCAGCCTGAGGGCCGCCTGGCCTGGTCGAGCCAGCTCTGGTTCCCGCGGCCGGATAGACTGACGCTCTTCCCGGGCGACTCGCCCATCGGCTACCGGATCACGGCTGAGTTGGTGCCCTTTGTTGCACCGGATGAGCTAAAGCACACCATGGAAGGTGAGGGCGAGGACGCACTCGTGAAGCTGCCAGGCCGCCCCGCGCATCGTCCGGAGCTCTTCGCCATTGCCGCCACGCCTGATCCTTTGCCTCCGCTGTCGAGCACGGCTGAGAACGCACCTGAACTGGTCCGCCCGGCCCTTTGCGTTCAAGCTGTGGACGGCCAACTGCACGTTTTTCTGCCTTACACGCCGGTCGTCGCGGACTACCTGGATCTGGTGGCCGCAGTCGAGGACACATGCCAGCATCTGAGCATGCCCATCTGGCTGGAAGGCTACACGCCTCCGCACGATCCGCGTCTGCGCAACTACGGCCTCACACCGGACCCCGGTGTTCTGGAAGTGAACCTGCCGCCCACCTCTGACTGGGACACGCTCGAAGAGTTGAATGAGACGCTGCACGAGGAGGCGCACGCCCATCGTTTGATCGCGGGCAAGTTCGCCTACGACGGAAGTCACCTCAATACTGGCGGCGGCAGTCACATCGTCCTGGGCTCCAGCAGCGTGCTCCAGAGTCCGGTTTTGCGGCGTCCCGACCTCCTGCGTTCGATGGTTACGTTCTGGCAACGGCACCCATCCCTGTCATACCTCTTTGCCGGTATGTACGTGGGCCCCACCAGCCAGTATCCGCGTGTCGATGAGGCACGCGTCGATGCCCTCTATGAGCTTGAGGTCGCTTTTAGCCAGTTGCGGGACCGCGCTGAATGCCCGCCCTGGATTCTTGACGGCCTGTTCCGCAACCTGCTGGTGGACGTAACGGGCAACACCCACCGCGCGGAGTTCTGCATCGACAAGATGTACCCGCCCGAAGGCCAGGGCCTGCGCGCAGGCCTGTTGGAACTACGCGCCTTTGAGATGCAGCCACACTATCGCATGGGCCTTCTGCAGATGCTTCTGGTGCGTGCGCTGGTGAGCGTGTTCTGGAAGCAGCCCTGTACCGACTCCCTGATTCGCTGGGAGGCCACGCTGCATGACCGCTTCATGCTGCCGCACTTCGTCCGCGAGGACTTCCGCGAGGTGCTGGCTTCCTTGCGCCAGGCCGGATTCGCCTTCGAGGACGACTGGTTTCAGACTCACGCCGAGTTCCGCTTCCCGCGCATCGGAGCCGTTCACGGTGAGGGCTTCGATCTGGAGCTGCGCCAGGCGCTCGAGCCTTGGAATGTACTGGCTGAAGAGACGAGCTCCGGCCGCACGGGGCGCAGCGTGGACTCGTCGTTGGAGCGTATGCAGGTCAAGCTGACGCAGCCCTCGGGAGAGAGCTTTGGCTCGCGCCTGATCGTAACCTGCAACGGACGCCGCGTGCCGCTGGTCCCGACCGGCGTGCCGGGTGAGATGGTGGCTGGTATCCGCTACCGGGCGCGGATGTTGTCGGCCGCCCTGCACCCCACGATCCCGGTGCATACGCCGCTGGTCTTCGATCTGATCAGGACGGACGCGTTGGGTACCTCTACCGTCTCCCAGGGCCGCTCCATCGCCCGCTCCATCGCCCGCTGTACCTACTTTGCCGGCCCGCCCGATGGAAGCGTGCATACAACCCGTCCTCGCGATGCAGAGCAAGCCCAGGCACGGCGGAACGAACGTTTTGTAGTCTCAGAACCTCCCTCCGGGCCGATGCCGCTTCCTCCTGATGAACGCAATCCGATCTTTCCCATGACGCTTGACCTGCGTTTTCCGCAACCAGTGGACGAGAAAGACAGACCAAATCCGGAGCAGGCCGGTTGA
- a CDS encoding GGDEF domain-containing protein encodes MSPSEHVESRIFRLMAEYSIDVLCRISMDLHCTYCSPSATKTLGWSTEEMLALFPLRLIHEEDKGRIRMAHQRLMDDPDCENSPATARVRAKDGSYLWFEFNARLLRDLGENAPWQVLLNMRDISERKLLEQRLEALALTDGLTGIGNRRSFDQEMQRVAAQNGYEGRRISLILLDVDHFKAFNDAYGHLVGDDCLRTLADALASSLISVGGFVARYGGEELVAIVTSADPGGDVQLAECLRHHVEQLRIPHQGNAAHGSVVTVSVGVATAVEQSGGSITDLRSGLLQAADAALYKSKGSGRNKVSSSLIILSPQGV; translated from the coding sequence ATGTCTCCTTCCGAGCATGTGGAGTCAAGAATTTTCAGGCTTATGGCCGAATACAGCATCGACGTGCTCTGCCGCATTTCAATGGACCTCCATTGCACCTACTGCTCGCCGTCGGCCACGAAGACTCTGGGATGGTCGACAGAGGAGATGCTTGCCTTGTTCCCGTTGCGCCTCATTCATGAAGAGGACAAGGGTCGAATCCGGATGGCTCATCAAAGATTGATGGACGATCCCGACTGCGAGAACTCCCCTGCTACGGCCCGGGTGCGTGCGAAAGACGGCTCATACCTCTGGTTTGAGTTCAACGCGCGCCTGCTACGGGACCTCGGCGAGAACGCTCCCTGGCAGGTTTTGCTGAATATGCGCGATATCAGCGAGCGAAAGCTATTGGAGCAGAGACTCGAAGCTCTTGCCTTGACCGATGGTCTTACGGGCATAGGCAACAGGCGATCCTTTGACCAGGAGATGCAGCGCGTTGCGGCTCAGAATGGTTATGAAGGAAGACGTATCTCGCTTATTCTTCTCGATGTGGATCATTTCAAAGCATTTAATGATGCTTATGGGCATCTCGTGGGGGATGATTGCCTGAGAACACTGGCAGACGCTCTCGCCTCCAGTCTTATTTCGGTAGGCGGTTTCGTCGCACGGTACGGTGGAGAAGAACTGGTTGCGATCGTTACTTCAGCCGATCCGGGTGGGGACGTTCAACTGGCAGAATGCCTCCGTCATCATGTCGAGCAGCTCAGGATCCCGCACCAGGGGAATGCTGCCCACGGCTCTGTCGTCACGGTGAGTGTTGGAGTGGCCACTGCGGTCGAGCAATCGGGTGGGTCGATCACGGACCTGAGGTCAGGCCTGCTGCAGGCAGCCGACGCAGCCCTCTATAAATCCAAAGGCAGCGGACGCAACAAGGTCTCTTCCAGTCTGATCATTCTTTCGCCACAAGGCGTATGA